One segment of Herbaspirillum hiltneri N3 DNA contains the following:
- a CDS encoding sigma-70 family RNA polymerase sigma factor, with product MPDQQEARLLFEQRLGELRPRLHRYCARMAGSAVDGEDIVQETLIKAVEAFGRDPIDNTESWLFRIAHNAATDFLRRRRRQQAVHSEEEPEMIVDESASAVSRHAATAALRTFMHLPVAQRGAVILMDVLGYSLQEMRDITGLTVPAVKAALHRGRVRLRELAASPGEPPSLDDAELRRLARYADCFNAHDFDAVRNMLADDVALELVSRTRRSGRKEVSQYFSNYAGIGDWRLIPGLVDGRPALLVLDPARPEAPPSYFVIVEWKDGQVVRIRDFRHARYVAECAGMSPANLSEKT from the coding sequence ATGCCAGACCAGCAAGAGGCACGGCTTTTGTTCGAGCAGAGGCTGGGAGAGCTGCGCCCCAGGCTTCATCGCTATTGCGCGCGAATGGCAGGCTCCGCCGTCGACGGCGAGGATATCGTCCAGGAAACCCTCATCAAGGCGGTCGAAGCGTTCGGGCGCGATCCGATCGACAATACGGAAAGCTGGCTCTTCCGTATCGCCCACAACGCCGCGACGGATTTCCTGCGCCGCCGGCGGCGGCAGCAAGCAGTTCATTCTGAAGAGGAGCCGGAAATGATCGTGGACGAATCGGCATCTGCGGTATCCAGGCATGCCGCGACCGCGGCTTTGCGAACCTTCATGCATCTTCCGGTCGCTCAGCGCGGCGCCGTGATCCTGATGGACGTGCTGGGCTATTCCTTGCAGGAAATGCGCGACATCACCGGATTGACCGTGCCTGCGGTCAAGGCCGCCTTGCATCGTGGCCGCGTGCGTCTGCGCGAGCTGGCGGCCAGTCCCGGCGAACCGCCGTCGCTGGATGATGCCGAGCTGCGTCGCCTGGCGCGATACGCCGATTGTTTCAACGCCCATGACTTCGACGCCGTGCGCAACATGCTGGCCGACGACGTCGCCCTTGAACTCGTCAGCCGCACCCGCAGGAGCGGGCGCAAGGAGGTATCGCAATACTTCAGCAACTACGCCGGCATTGGCGACTGGCGCTTGATCCCGGGGCTGGTCGACGGCCGGCCGGCCCTGCTTGTGCTTGATCCGGCCAGGCCGGAAGCACCGCCATCCTATTTTGTGATCGTCGAATGGAAGGACGGCCAGGTCGTCCGGATACGAGATTTCCGGCATGCGCGCTATGTTGCCGAGTGTGCCGGGATGAGCCCTGCCAACCTGTCGGAGAAAACTTGA
- a CDS encoding YybH family protein has translation MSHPEMQIHRVLERYRSTVFAKDLEGFLRLYSENVRIFDTWEAWSYEGKNAWREVIGKWFSSLGEEAVAVTLEDVQVTAGADLAIAGAIVTYAAVSPAGRTLRSIQNRLSVALAREGNDWLIVHEHTSVPIGFDDMRAVTAKVP, from the coding sequence ATGAGCCATCCTGAAATGCAAATTCATCGCGTTCTTGAACGTTACAGATCAACGGTTTTTGCCAAGGACCTGGAAGGGTTCCTGCGCCTGTACAGCGAGAACGTGCGCATTTTCGACACGTGGGAAGCGTGGTCGTACGAAGGCAAGAACGCCTGGCGCGAGGTGATCGGAAAGTGGTTTTCCTCCCTCGGGGAAGAAGCCGTCGCAGTGACCCTGGAGGACGTTCAGGTGACCGCTGGAGCGGATCTGGCGATCGCCGGTGCGATCGTCACTTATGCCGCCGTCTCTCCCGCCGGCCGCACGCTGCGCTCCATACAAAACCGGCTGAGCGTGGCGCTGGCGAGGGAGGGCAATGACTGGCTTATCGTTCACGAACATACCTCGGTGCCGATCGGCTTTGACGACATGCGCGCCGTGACGGCCAAAGTCCCCTGA
- a CDS encoding glutathione S-transferase family protein, translating into MNQNRVEIYGIPESNFTRAVRMVCEEKALDYDHFPVRPHSDEANAIHPLGKVPGLRHGQVTLGESRAIVAYLDCLYPETPMMPTSPDAAEAEQWVSIVMTAMDPVLIRQYVFANLFPKTADGTVDRAAVEAPLPTLKAQIKLLDQALARKNFLAAARFTFADALLLSTLAAVRLFPEGAHAIDAAPNLAHYVNLHSARASFIATDPWKKPGKAGKGENA; encoded by the coding sequence ATGAATCAGAACAGGGTTGAAATCTACGGCATCCCCGAAAGCAACTTTACGCGTGCGGTCAGAATGGTCTGCGAGGAGAAAGCGCTCGACTACGATCATTTCCCCGTCCGTCCGCACTCCGACGAGGCCAATGCAATCCATCCGCTGGGCAAAGTCCCCGGCCTGCGTCACGGCCAGGTGACACTGGGAGAGTCGCGGGCGATCGTGGCCTACCTCGATTGCCTTTATCCGGAAACGCCGATGATGCCCACAAGTCCCGATGCGGCGGAGGCGGAGCAGTGGGTATCGATCGTCATGACGGCGATGGATCCGGTATTGATCAGGCAGTATGTTTTTGCGAATCTCTTTCCCAAGACGGCGGATGGAACGGTCGATCGCGCTGCCGTTGAGGCGCCGCTGCCCACGCTGAAGGCGCAGATCAAATTGCTCGACCAGGCATTGGCCAGGAAAAACTTCCTCGCCGCCGCGCGCTTTACCTTCGCAGACGCTCTCCTTCTTTCGACATTGGCCGCCGTGCGCCTGTTTCCGGAGGGGGCGCATGCGATTGATGCCGCGCCCAATCTCGCGCATTACGTGAATCTGCATTCCGCCCGTGCCAGTTTCATTGCGACCGATCCCTGGAAGAAGCCGGGCAAGGCGGGCAAGGGAGAGAACGCATGA
- a CDS encoding SDR family oxidoreductase, whose product MILVTGAAGLSGAHIVRELAAQRVPFRALVRNRSKAVSLLPGHVDIVEGDMSRPETLGPALEGVAKALLISSGDARMLETQCSFIDACKRAGVEHVVKFSGNETGFDRSRFRFTEMHAQAERYLERSGLRWTHLQPCGFMQVYLREARTIKESGELRLAAGDITLAPIDVLDIARISTAVLQAPWQDGRRHLMTGPEALTMSQIAGLISKVAGRPVNYVAITPEERRQEMLAAGVPAYFADALFEQATERLRNPKAAVHLETHQEFNVIPTTFSHFIQRNAFIFQ is encoded by the coding sequence ATGATTCTGGTCACCGGCGCCGCCGGATTGAGCGGCGCGCACATCGTCAGAGAGTTGGCGGCGCAGCGAGTGCCGTTTCGTGCACTGGTGCGAAATCGGTCGAAAGCGGTTTCTCTTCTTCCAGGCCATGTTGACATCGTCGAAGGCGACATGTCCCGGCCCGAGACCTTGGGGCCGGCGCTTGAAGGCGTCGCCAAGGCCTTGCTCATTTCATCGGGCGACGCTCGCATGCTGGAGACGCAATGCAGTTTCATCGACGCCTGCAAGCGCGCCGGCGTGGAGCATGTCGTGAAATTCTCGGGTAACGAAACGGGATTCGATCGCTCCAGATTCCGATTTACGGAAATGCATGCGCAGGCAGAGCGCTATCTTGAACGATCGGGTTTGCGCTGGACGCATCTGCAGCCCTGCGGTTTCATGCAGGTGTATCTGCGCGAGGCCAGGACCATCAAGGAAAGCGGCGAGCTGCGCCTGGCCGCGGGGGATATCACGCTCGCGCCCATCGATGTCCTGGATATCGCCAGAATCAGCACCGCCGTATTGCAGGCGCCGTGGCAGGACGGCAGGCGTCATCTGATGACCGGGCCGGAAGCGCTGACCATGAGCCAGATCGCCGGGCTGATTTCCAAAGTCGCAGGCCGGCCCGTCAACTACGTCGCGATCACGCCGGAAGAACGCCGCCAGGAAATGCTGGCCGCCGGCGTACCTGCGTATTTTGCGGACGCTTTGTTCGAGCAAGCCACCGAACGGCTGCGCAATCCAAAGGCAGCGGTGCACCTGGAGACTCATCAGGAATTCAATGTGATCCCGACGACTTTCTCGCATTTCATACAGCGCAATGCTTTCATTTTCCAATAA